Part of the Cellulomonas hominis genome, GGGAGCGGGTGCGGTCAGGCGGCGGGGGCGCGCTCGCCGGCCCGCACCGGGAACGGCAGGGCGTTGCCGGCCGGGGGGAGCGGGCACGTGCCGTGCTCGCTGAACGCGCACGGGGCGTTCTCCGCGCGGTTGAGGTCGAGGACCACGGTCCCGTCCGCGCGCGGCGCCACCGGGAGGACCCGGAACGCCGCCGTCTCGACGCCGTTCGTGGCGTCGCGGAACCAGATCGCGGGGTGGTCCCCGCCGGTGACCTGCAGCGCGTGCTCGGCGCCGTCGCGGGCGAACCGCACCACGCCGGCGACCTCCTGCACGTGCCGGACGCCCGCGGCCACCGAGCCGGTCTCGACGACGCGGCCCGCGCCGGCGGGGACGAACGCCGCCTCCAGGCGCCACGCCGGGTCGTAGGCGAACACCGGCACGCCGGTGAACGCCAGCAGCGCCGGGGCGTGCGGGTCCCGGACGCGCAGCCCGCGCAGCAGCGGGCCGCGGGACAGGGGCTCGATGACGCGGTCCCCGTGCCGCAGCACGCCCGCGGGGCCCGCGTCGGTCCAGACGACCGTGGGTCCGGTCAGCGGCGCGCCGTCGAGCGTGAGCGAGCGGTCGTCGCCCGGCTCGACGCGGATGCCGCGGGCGTCCGACCACCACAGCCCGGGCAGGTCGCCCTGGGCGGCGGGGGTGGCGGACAGCCAGTGCAGCGCGGTGAGGCTGAGCCAGCCGTGCGG contains:
- a CDS encoding DUF1684 domain-containing protein encodes the protein MTTTTEPAVPSVVPAPTAPPASWRAWRAERDAALAEPHGWLSLTALHWLSATPAAQGDLPGLWWSDARGIRVEPGDDRSLTLDGAPLTGPTVVWTDAGPAGVLRHGDRVIEPLSRGPLLRGLRVRDPHAPALLAFTGVPVFAYDPAWRLEAAFVPAGAGRVVETGSVAAGVRHVQEVAGVVRFARDGAEHALQVTGGDHPAIWFRDATNGVETAAFRVLPVAPRADGTVVLDLNRAENAPCAFSEHGTCPLPPAGNALPFPVRAGERAPAA